A genomic segment from Glycine max cultivar Williams 82 chromosome 1, Glycine_max_v4.0, whole genome shotgun sequence encodes:
- the LOC100801249 gene encoding uncharacterized protein gives MANKIHFRSNSFPNGSHPSTITVEEELNKLKTWEATSTSTSKSIGIGLSLLQDLHTCLEGLLNMGSTQKLISNHQGEKCMEELLDGSVRILDICGITRDTMLQIKENVQSLHSALRRRKGDSSIEKIIAQYNFFSNKMKKIAKKLITSLKQMERKFGVSPLLNQDQQLVALVRVIREVIVMNMSIFQSLLSFLTVPASKSKATKWLLVAKLMHKGVTACDENQVNSNELLCVEASLSTLVSEGTNVAKMQGAHERLEALENAIESIENGLDSVFRRMVKTRACLLNIMTQ, from the coding sequence ATGGCAAACAAGATCCATTTTCGTTCAAATAGTTTTCCCAATGGATCTCATCCTAGCACAATTACAGTTGAGGAAGAGCTGAACAAGCTCAAAACTTGGGAAGCCACTTCCACATCCACATCAAAGTCCATTGGCATTGGCTTATCCTTGCTTCAAGATTTGCATACTTGCTTGGAAGGTCTTCTCAACATGGGATCAACCCAAAAGCTGATTTCCAACCATCAAGGTGAGAAATGCATGGAAGAGCTTCTTGATGGATCAGTGAGAATTTTAGATATCTGTGGCATCACAAGGGACACCATGTTACAAATTAAGGAAAATGTCCAATCCCTTCATTCTGCTCTTAGAAGGAGAAAGGGGGATTCAAGCATAGAAAAAATTATAGCCCAATACAATTTCTTCTCaaataagatgaagaagattGCCAAGAAGTTGATCACATCTTTGAAGCAGATGGAGAGAAAATTTGGAGTATCCCCACTCTTAAATCAAGACCAACAACTTGTTGCTTTGGTTAGAGTGATTAGGGAAGTCATTGTAATGAACATGTCTATCTTCCAATCATTATTATCTTTCTTGACCGTGCCTGCTTCAAAGTCAAAGGCAACCAAATGGTTATTGGTAGCAAAATTAATGCACAAGGGAGTGACAGCATGTGATGAGAACCAAGTGAATTCCAATGAGTTGCTGTGTGTGGAAGCATCTTTAAGCACACTTGTAAGTGAAGGTACTAATGTTGCAAAGATGCAGGGTGCACATGAAAGATTGGAAGCTTTGGAGAATGCCATTGAAAGCATAGAAAATGGTTTGGACAGCGTATTTAGGCGCATGGTTAAAACAAGAGCCTGCCTTTTGAACATCATGACTCAATAA